In a genomic window of Methanosarcina horonobensis HB-1 = JCM 15518:
- a CDS encoding carboxymuconolactone decarboxylase family protein, producing MTEHKEVVESIGKKMGFKPHILETLEGLDPEFLGKYRRCDGKLLSDGALPAKTKILMALAVVASKQCEACTVAQMKSALNHGVTKEEIMETMDVIFITSGAPAVAACREALKLLK from the coding sequence TTGACAGAGCATAAAGAAGTTGTGGAAAGTATAGGAAAAAAAATGGGATTCAAGCCCCATATCCTTGAAACTCTTGAAGGACTCGACCCTGAATTCCTTGGAAAGTACAGGCGCTGTGACGGAAAACTGCTATCAGATGGAGCGCTGCCCGCAAAGACAAAGATCCTCATGGCTCTTGCAGTTGTTGCATCCAAGCAGTGCGAAGCCTGTACTGTGGCTCAGATGAAAAGTGCCCTGAACCATGGAGTAACAAAAGAAGAAATTATGGAAACAATGGATGTTATCTTCATCACCTCAGGAGCTCCTGCTGTCGCTGCCTGTAGAGAAGC
- a CDS encoding DUF2180 family protein produces MLKCYDCLEDNKDSEAVGVCIVCGKGLCMEHIKQVEFPMKGGYPLPHVTLKKELPRMMCRECIDATLGEDMCV; encoded by the coding sequence ATGCTGAAATGTTACGATTGCCTTGAAGATAACAAGGACAGCGAAGCTGTAGGTGTATGTATCGTCTGCGGGAAAGGTCTCTGTATGGAGCATATAAAACAGGTAGAGTTTCCCATGAAAGGGGGGTATCCACTGCCTCATGTGACACTTAAAAAAGAACTTCCCAGGATGATGTGCCGCGAGTGTATCGACGCTACTCTTGGAGAGGATATGTGCGTATAA
- a CDS encoding DUF2180 family protein, with the protein MKCYECAREGKNTDAVGICIVCGRGVCKEHLIREETPAWEGSYPIELKSDQEHIKRIVCVPCHVALKENCLFDEVC; encoded by the coding sequence ATGAAATGTTATGAATGTGCCCGAGAGGGTAAAAATACAGATGCCGTGGGAATTTGTATCGTATGTGGGAGAGGAGTTTGCAAAGAGCACCTTATCCGTGAGGAGACCCCTGCCTGGGAAGGCAGCTATCCTATTGAACTCAAGTCTGACCAGGAACACATCAAAAGAATTGTCTGTGTCCCCTGCCACGTAGCCCTGAAGGAAAACTGTCTGTTTGATGAAGTTTGTTGA
- a CDS encoding desulfoferrodoxin FeS4 iron-binding domain-containing protein — translation MGVSKKGEKYLCEICGNEVTVTKVGGGTLVCCGEEMTLIEE, via the coding sequence GTGGGTGTATCCAAAAAAGGAGAAAAATACCTCTGCGAGATCTGCGGTAACGAAGTAACCGTAACAAAAGTAGGCGGTGGAACGCTTGTTTGCTGTGGAGAAGAAATGACCCTCATCGAAGAATAA